The Thermofilaceae archaeon region GTTATTCATTTCCATGATCCTCTTGTTTAACTCATTTACAAAGTTGTCTATCCTCTTGTTTGTCTCTGCTATCCTAGCGTTTAGCTCAGCTCCCAGCGCATCAATCCTCTTATTCGTCTCATTGATCCTTGCATTTAGCTCTGCTCCCAGTGCATAAATCCTCTTGTTTGTCTCATCAATCCTAGCGTTTAGCTCTGCTACCAGTACATCAATCCTTTTGTTTGTCTCTGCGATCCTTGCGTTTAGTTCCGCTCCGAGAGTGTCGATCCTCTTATTCGTCTCTAGTATCCTCTCCTCCGTCTCACCGATCCTATNNNNNNNNNNNNNNNNNNNNNNNNNNNNNNNNNNNNNNNNNNNNNNNNNNNNNNNNNNNNNNNNNNNNNNNNNNNNNNNNNNNNNNNNNNNNNNNNNNNNTTTAGCTCTGCTACCAGTACATCAATCCTTTTGTTTGTCTCTGCGATCCTTGCGTTTAGTTCCGCTCCGAGAGTGTCGATCCTCTTATTCGTCTCTAGTATCCTCTCCTCCGTCTCACCGATCCTATCGTTCAGCCTATCGATTCTCAGGTGGATCTCTGCAACCCTGTGATCAATAAACTCCCGCAGCCTTTCTAGCCCACCGTAAACATCCTTTATCGTAGCGATCAGTATTACAACCAGATCCTCAACCTTCAGCCTTTCACCCTTCTCTAACTTCTTCCAGACGACCTCGACAGCCTTGTCGACGGCGACGGAAAGCAGCTGTTCAGTCACAAGCTAAATGCGTTCATCAGGTAGAAAAACGTTTTCTCGTGAATACCGCGAAAGTCTCGGCACGCAGAAGACACGGAGACTTTCGGGGGCAGAGTACGTGCTGTAAGGGCAGGGGCGGCGCAACACCCGGTTTTGAAGCTCAGTCGACCCCTTAGGACGCATAAACTCTCACCCTCGCGGCGCCTTGAGAAGCCTCGTCCTACTACGGCGCCGCCCGCGTGAGACGCGCGCGACCAGCCGCTCCGGGGGGTAAGCTGTTCCTTGGCTACGGCGCGTACGAAGTAGGAACTTCTAACCGAGGAGCAGGCCCTGAGAACCACGAGACGATCAGTGGACCCTCCCGTGAAGAGCTGTGAGCTTAGGAGTTAACGTTTTAGGAGAGCCGCCACGCTGAATACCTGGTGCCCACCCCCATTTGCACCTTCACGGTTGATCTTGTGCCGTTGAAGCAGTTCGTTGTGACGGCATGGAGCGGCAGCTTCGCCGTCAGAGTGCTGTACGACGTGCTGAAGAGGAGGGGCGTCGAGTTCAGTAAGAGGGAGAGAAAGCCGTTCGTAGCGGAACCCCCGCTGCTGGAGGATAGGTACCTGCTCTCGGGCTTTCATATGGGCCTCAACGGGAGGCCGCACCCCCGCTTCGGCTGGAGGGTGGTGGAGGCCGGACAGCAGCTCAAGTTCCGCTACCACTTCCTCGACGAGGTTCTAGCGAAGGTCTTCATCGACGCTCTCATCAGCGAACCGGTGATCGACGAGCCGGCCACTCGGTTCGAGCTCGCCGGCGTCTCCTTCGAGCAGGTTGATGTCCCGAAGCCAAGCCCTCCCCCATCCAGGGTCGTAGTGAAAAGCTTGGAGTTCGCAGCGCCGACCTGCTACCAGTTCTACGGGTACAACGTCCTCTACCCCTCACCCGTGAGAACTCTTGTCAGCGCGCTGAAGAAGTACGCGGGCGTCTCGGGCGTGGACACGAAACCCGTGGCGGAGCGCGTGCACAAAGCTGTTGAGCTCGCCGGGACGCCGCGGGTCGAGCGGGTGTACGTTGACATCGGCGAGGGGAGGATTGTTCCCGCATTCATGGGCCGCGCGACAATAGCGATGAGGGGGGACGAGGATCTACCGGTGCTTCTCGCGGCCCTCAAGCTGGCGGAGCGGCTGGGCGTCGGCGTCTCCACCTCGATCGGCTTCGGTAGAGTCAGAGTAATCGGAGACCAACAGGAGGAAAGCGTCAGGGGGGCGGAAGGCCAGGAGGAATAGCGCCGGGCCGCCGGCCTGAGACCGGTTGCAGGGGCACGTATATTATGACGGGAACCGCGTGATCGAGCTGATCGCCGAAAGACGATCAGCCTCTCAGGCTGCTGGCTCTCTGGGCTTAACCTCGATCAGGTAGTCCCTGAAGAGCTCCTCGAAGGCCTCGGCCGATAATAGGCTCCTCCCTTCCCGCTCCACGGGAGACGTGGCCGGCGAGATCCTTGGGTAGACTGCGACCATGGATGAGATCCGCTCCTCGAAGGTGGGGATGTGCGGGTTCTCGTAGAAGACGCCTAGGGCGAGCCTCTCGTCCTCGAGAGCCAGCCTGAAAGCGTGCTCCAGCTTCTCCCCAGCTTCTGCGGGTTCCCTGACAGTGGGGTCCCATCCCCTCTCGTCCAGGTAGTAGGTGATCTTCCTGTAGTAATCGGGCGTGTGGACGTCGTTGAAGGTGGGGCAGGGCTGCAGCACGTCTATGAAGGCGGCACCCTTGTGCCGAATTGCCCGCTTGAGGAGCTCCTTCAGATGCTTCACATCAAGGGCGTAGCCTCTGGCGACGAAAGTGTAGCCCGAGGCGAGAGCGAGAGCCACCGGGTTAACAGCGTAGTGGATGTTGGGGTGGACGAGGGCTTTCGTCTTGACGCCGTAGGGCAGGGTGGGTGAAGCCTGACCCTTCGTCAGCCCGTAGACCCTATTGTCGTGGAGCACCACAGTGATGTCCACGTTCCTCCTCCCCATGGCGACGAAGTGGCCTGCGCCGATGCCGAGGAGGTCCCCATCGCCGCCGTGCACTATGACCGTTAGATCGGGGTTGGCAAGCTTTATACCCAGGGCGAAGGGGATGGCGCGCCCGTGCAGAGTGTGGACGCCTGAGACGTTGACGAAGTGCGGGGTCTTGCCGGAGCACCCTATGCCGGAAACGATGACCGTCGACCGGGGGTCCAGCTCCAGCTCTGCGAGGGCCTGCGTAACGGCCGAGAGGATGCCGTAATTGCCGCAGCCGGGGCACCAGTCGACCCAGATGCTCGTCCTGTACTCCTGCGAGCTACGCGCCATAGGTGAGCACCACCTTCTCCTCCCCGCCCACCAGGATCCTCTCGAGCGCGGCCACAAGCTCATCGAGGGTGATCGGTCTACCCGTGTACTTCACCACGGACCTGCTCACCCTGAAGCCAGCCTCCATCATCAGGAGCTTCGAGGCCAGCGCTCCAAAGCTGTGCTCAACTGCGATGACCACCTTAGCTTTGCTCAGGAGCTCCAGCACCTCCATCGAGGGGAAAGGCCACAGGAGCTTGAGGTTCACATACCCTCCTCTAAGCCCCCTCTCCTCGAGAAGCTCCAGAGCTTCGAGGGCTACACCCTTCACGCTACCCCAGCCCACCACGAGGAAGTCGGGGTTTCCCGGCCCATGATAGGTGAGCTTCCTCTCCCTCGGGAGCTCCCGCCTGATGAGGTCCATCTTCTCGATCCTCTTCCGGTACATCCTCTCCCGGATCTCGGGGTCCTCGGAGATGTGACCGTACTCATCGTGCTCGTCTCCCGTGTACCACATCACGGCGCTCCCCAGAGGCGCACGCGGCGAAACCAGGGAATCTAGGCTGAACCTCCTGTAGCCCGCCACCCGGTCCCTAACGAAGTTCCCCCTATCGATCCTCAGCGAATCGACGTCGGGGAACGGGATCAAGGCAACGGAGTTCGCGATGAACTTGTCGAGCAAGTGTATGACGGGCACCTGGTACCTCTCAGCTATGTTGAAGGCTTCCACAGCGTCGTAGAACGCCTCCTCGTGATCCCCGGAGCTTATCACCACCCTCGCGAACTCCCCGTGACCGGCGAAGATCGCGTTGAACAGGTCGCTCTGCGCCCCCCTCGTCGGTTGGCCAGTACTGGGGCCGCCGCGCTGGTAGTAGGTGATCACGATGGGAACCTCGTTCATCCCCGCGTAGGAGATCCCCTCCACCATTAAGTCGAAGCCCGGCCCGCTCGTCGAGGTAGCGCTCCTAGCGCCCGCCAGAGCGGCTCCGATCGCGGACGCCACAGCTGCGATCTCGTCCTCCGTCTGGAGCACGAGGATGGGGCCCACGGGGACTCCTCCGGGCTCAGCGTAGGTTACCCTCTCCAGGGCGAGCGACTCGTCCGCTGCGGGGGTTATCGGGTAGTAGCTCTGGTACCGCAGCCCGCCGGCGACCTTCCCCATGGCTACGGCATCGTTGCCGGAGACGAGCAGGTAACGCCCAGGCTTCAGCCCAGGCCCGTCAAGCTTGACGCTGAGCCCGCTAGACTCCACGATCGAGAGCACCTCCTCGACCACAGCTACGTTGCCCCCGACGAGATCCACCCTACCCTTAAACTGCCTCTTGAAGGCCTCCTCGAGAACCCCCACGCTCAGACCCAGCAGGCCCGAAACCGCGCCAACGATCACCGAGCTCACGTAACGGCTGAGGTAGGCCGGGTTCAGCTTGAGCCTCTCCCCCACCCTGGCCAGAACTTGCCTGTAGGAGATGGGGAGCGGCTTCACGCCGGCACTCTCCTCCAAGTACCTTACCAGCGAGGCCAGGTCGTCACCGATCCCCATGGCTGCGAGCCGCCGCCTGATCCTTTCGCGCGTGTAATCCTCCATGCTGACGACATCGCCCAGCCTCTTACCCCCAGCGTCGGCGTCAAAAACGAGGATACCCCCCTCAGCCAAGTCGAAGGCATGGGTGAAAACACTCTCAGCGTCCATCGCGGCCACCACGTGCACCGGGTAGCCCAGCGACAGCGGCGTACGGTTGGAGCACGCCCGCGCGAGGATGTAGCTGTGCCTCCCAACGATGTTGGAGTAGTACTCCCTGCTCGCCAGCACACCGTAGCCGC contains the following coding sequences:
- the cas6 gene encoding CRISPR system precrRNA processing endoribonuclease RAMP protein Cas6, whose protein sequence is MPTPICTFTVDLVPLKQFVVTAWSGSFAVRVLYDVLKRRGVEFSKRERKPFVAEPPLLEDRYLLSGFHMGLNGRPHPRFGWRVVEAGQQLKFRYHFLDEVLAKVFIDALISEPVIDEPATRFELAGVSFEQVDVPKPSPPPSRVVVKSLEFAAPTCYQFYGYNVLYPSPVRTLVSALKKYAGVSGVDTKPVAERVHKAVELAGTPRVERVYVDIGEGRIVPAFMGRATIAMRGDEDLPVLLAALKLAERLGVGVSTSIGFGRVRVIGDQQEESVRGAEGQEE
- a CDS encoding 2-oxoacid:ferredoxin oxidoreductase subunit beta, whose product is MARSSQEYRTSIWVDWCPGCGNYGILSAVTQALAELELDPRSTVIVSGIGCSGKTPHFVNVSGVHTLHGRAIPFALGIKLANPDLTVIVHGGDGDLLGIGAGHFVAMGRRNVDITVVLHDNRVYGLTKGQASPTLPYGVKTKALVHPNIHYAVNPVALALASGYTFVARGYALDVKHLKELLKRAIRHKGAAFIDVLQPCPTFNDVHTPDYYRKITYYLDERGWDPTVREPAEAGEKLEHAFRLALEDERLALGVFYENPHIPTFEERISSMVAVYPRISPATSPVEREGRSLLSAEAFEELFRDYLIEVKPREPAA
- a CDS encoding 2-oxoacid:ferredoxin oxidoreductase subunit alpha, whose protein sequence is MKEVRLLLGGPQGGGLETAMMVLLRALALSGYGVLASREYYSNIVGRHSYILARACSNRTPLSLGYPVHVVAAMDAESVFTHAFDLAEGGILVFDADAGGKRLGDVVSMEDYTRERIRRRLAAMGIGDDLASLVRYLEESAGVKPLPISYRQVLARVGERLKLNPAYLSRYVSSVIVGAVSGLLGLSVGVLEEAFKRQFKGRVDLVGGNVAVVEEVLSIVESSGLSVKLDGPGLKPGRYLLVSGNDAVAMGKVAGGLRYQSYYPITPAADESLALERVTYAEPGGVPVGPILVLQTEDEIAAVASAIGAALAGARSATSTSGPGFDLMVEGISYAGMNEVPIVITYYQRGGPSTGQPTRGAQSDLFNAIFAGHGEFARVVISSGDHEEAFYDAVEAFNIAERYQVPVIHLLDKFIANSVALIPFPDVDSLRIDRGNFVRDRVAGYRRFSLDSLVSPRAPLGSAVMWYTGDEHDEYGHISEDPEIRERMYRKRIEKMDLIRRELPRERKLTYHGPGNPDFLVVGWGSVKGVALEALELLEERGLRGGYVNLKLLWPFPSMEVLELLSKAKVVIAVEHSFGALASKLLMMEAGFRVSRSVVKYTGRPITLDELVAALERILVGGEEKVVLTYGA